The following proteins are encoded in a genomic region of Desulfosporosinus youngiae DSM 17734:
- a CDS encoding universal stress protein has protein sequence MNGQILLITDGSPSADAAVQMATELSLGLKQPLRAVFILDEGWKNFLGDEWINTSSTRMKFFHWFEDGLHKHSEDVLAEVAEKVKEKGGQVETEIKVGKTEKVIVELTAEQETALLVLPNPHATAPAATAGLRYNLNSLSKKVKCPIYIGPQ, from the coding sequence ATGAACGGTCAAATTCTATTGATTACCGATGGCTCACCTTCGGCAGATGCAGCCGTGCAAATGGCGACCGAGCTGTCCCTGGGTCTCAAGCAGCCTTTGCGAGCAGTCTTCATTTTAGATGAAGGGTGGAAAAACTTTCTCGGGGATGAATGGATCAATACGTCTTCGACGCGAATGAAATTTTTTCACTGGTTCGAGGATGGTCTTCATAAGCATTCTGAAGATGTACTGGCTGAGGTTGCAGAAAAGGTCAAGGAGAAGGGCGGACAAGTCGAGACTGAGATAAAGGTCGGGAAAACAGAGAAAGTCATTGTAGAACTGACCGCTGAACAGGAAACCGCCTTGCTGGTTTTGCCAAACCCTCATGCTACCGCTCCGGCGGCCACTGCAGGTCTTCGATATAATCTCAATTCTTTAAGCAAAAAGGTGAAATGCCCTATTTATATTGGTCCCCAATAA
- a CDS encoding acetyl-CoA hydrolase/transferase C-terminal domain-containing protein, producing the protein MNKKSGAIYTDVKKCVDEVIQYVGKDIVFTMTLALGKPVLFMNELYRRAKEDPEIRLRVITALTLEKPKGHSDLEKRFLGPLSDRIFAGVPEFDFMLDFRAGKLSKNVEVLEFFCKAGGYLSFPEAQQNHLATNYTHANRDAEALGANVFGQLIGYQEINGRTMYSMGCNPDVCLEACKNFKELRAQGKKVAIIGEANKNMPFMYGDAVVEADTYDIILQGSQYDYELFCPPKDPVALSDHMIGINVSTLIKDGGTIQVGIGALGDAIVSGLILRNEHNDLYQEILEKSGIMKRYEKLIAAWGDTGVFEKGLYGSSEMFVDAFMQMYKSKILKRKVFESIPLMKLINEGRLAPDNIPLDIIDQLIEMKAIHSKLSEEDFTFLTESGILKKGLSYESGCILDGGTKYSGDMNNEQNLLEIRKLLGKELLGGQVILGAFFVGPKAFYQALNDMSEEERKLFGMSGVQKVNQLYGGEELRTLQRKDARFVNTGMVASVLGSIASDQLEDGRIISGIGGQYNFVAMGHALPDARVIIMIKSTKGSGKTLKSNIVFSYGHCSIPKHLRDIIVTEYGIADVRSKPEKQVIAEIINVADSRFQKQLLDQAKKAGKIPLDYEIPEEYRHNYPEKITSLLKPYQQTHGVFRPFPFGTDLTEIEIALGGALKGLKRLSTGNRLKMVTGLLQEFLRPIPESAYPYMERLNLLAPSSIQERITRKLVVFALRNHNLLKSPPPQGAVLNRVSDKHSV; encoded by the coding sequence ATGAATAAAAAATCAGGGGCAATCTATACTGACGTCAAAAAATGTGTCGATGAAGTTATTCAATACGTTGGTAAGGATATAGTCTTTACCATGACCCTAGCCTTAGGCAAACCTGTACTCTTTATGAATGAACTCTACCGCCGGGCAAAAGAAGACCCTGAAATAAGGCTTAGAGTCATCACCGCTCTCACCCTTGAAAAGCCTAAAGGTCACAGCGACCTGGAAAAGCGATTTTTAGGCCCTCTGTCAGATAGGATCTTTGCCGGTGTTCCGGAATTCGATTTTATGCTTGATTTCAGAGCCGGCAAACTCTCTAAAAATGTTGAAGTGCTTGAATTCTTCTGTAAAGCGGGAGGATATCTTTCCTTCCCCGAAGCCCAACAAAATCATTTAGCCACCAACTACACCCATGCCAATCGTGATGCTGAGGCCTTGGGAGCTAATGTTTTTGGTCAGTTGATTGGTTATCAGGAAATCAATGGAAGAACAATGTACTCAATGGGATGTAATCCGGATGTCTGTCTTGAGGCTTGTAAAAACTTTAAAGAGTTAAGAGCCCAGGGAAAAAAAGTTGCTATCATAGGAGAGGCAAACAAAAACATGCCCTTTATGTATGGAGATGCCGTTGTAGAGGCGGATACTTATGACATTATTCTTCAAGGGTCACAATATGATTATGAATTGTTCTGCCCTCCTAAAGATCCCGTTGCCCTGAGTGATCACATGATCGGAATCAATGTCAGCACCTTGATCAAAGACGGGGGCACCATACAGGTAGGAATCGGCGCTTTGGGCGATGCTATTGTATCAGGACTTATTCTGCGTAATGAACATAACGATTTATATCAAGAAATCTTGGAAAAGTCCGGTATCATGAAGCGCTATGAAAAACTAATCGCCGCCTGGGGAGATACAGGAGTTTTTGAGAAAGGACTGTATGGCTCCTCTGAAATGTTTGTTGATGCCTTCATGCAAATGTATAAAAGTAAAATTCTAAAACGAAAAGTCTTTGAAAGCATCCCCTTAATGAAACTTATTAATGAAGGAAGACTCGCGCCAGATAACATTCCTTTAGACATCATAGATCAACTTATTGAAATGAAAGCAATTCATTCCAAACTAAGCGAAGAAGACTTCACATTTCTTACTGAATCTGGAATCTTAAAAAAGGGACTCTCCTATGAATCAGGCTGCATTCTGGATGGAGGAACAAAATACTCCGGGGATATGAACAATGAACAAAATCTCCTGGAGATTCGAAAGTTGCTTGGCAAAGAGCTGCTGGGCGGTCAGGTTATCCTTGGTGCTTTCTTTGTCGGCCCAAAAGCTTTTTATCAAGCTCTCAATGACATGAGCGAAGAAGAACGAAAACTCTTTGGTATGTCCGGCGTGCAAAAGGTTAATCAGCTTTATGGCGGAGAAGAGCTAAGAACCCTGCAGCGGAAAGACGCGAGATTTGTTAATACCGGAATGGTAGCCAGTGTTCTAGGCTCGATTGCTTCTGATCAGCTTGAGGATGGCCGGATTATCAGCGGAATTGGCGGTCAGTATAATTTCGTGGCTATGGGGCACGCTCTGCCGGATGCCCGGGTTATCATAATGATTAAAAGCACAAAAGGTTCCGGTAAAACCCTTAAGTCTAATATTGTGTTCAGCTATGGTCATTGCTCTATACCCAAACATCTGAGAGATATCATTGTTACAGAGTATGGGATTGCCGATGTTCGCAGCAAGCCAGAAAAGCAAGTTATCGCTGAAATCATCAACGTCGCTGATTCCCGATTTCAAAAACAGCTCTTGGATCAGGCAAAAAAAGCGGGTAAAATACCTTTAGACTATGAGATCCCAGAAGAATACCGGCATAATTACCCGGAAAAGATCACTTCTCTGCTAAAACCCTATCAACAAACCCACGGAGTTTTCCGACCCTTTCCTTTCGGAACAGATTTGACGGAGATTGAAATTGCTCTGGGGGGAGCTTTGAAGGGTTTGAAGAGGCTCAGCACTGGCAACCGTCTTAAGATGGTTACAGGGTTGCTGCAGGAATTTCTTAGACCGATCCCAGAATCTGCTTATCCCTACATGGAACGATTAAACCTTCTCGCGCCGTCGTCTATCCAAGAAAGAATCACGCGAAAACTCGTCGTATTCGCTTTAAGGAACCATAACCTTCTCAAGTCGCCTCCTCCTCAAGGAGCGGTTTTAAATCGGGTCTCGGATAAACACTCAGTTTAA